The sequence GTCCAGGAAGGGGGAGGGATTGCGGGGCTTGCGCTCGGCCAGGCGCAGGGCGGCGTCGAGGTGCTTCGCGGCCTCGCGGCCGTCGTCGTCGCGGCGCAGCACGCGCTCGGCGTCGGCCAGGTGGGCGCGGATGCGGTCGCGGTACTCCTCGATCAGGTCGCTCTCGGCCACGGCGCGCGCCAGGGCGGGGAGCCTGTCGGCGAGCTGGTCGGCGCGCACGGGGCTGTCGTGCACGCGCAGCGCCTCCTGGTGCGCCGCCGAGAGGAGCGACGCCACGTCGGGCCCGCCGGCCGCGTCGTCGTCGTCGCCGAACGGGTTCTGCTTCGGCTCGAAGGGCATAACCGTCTCCCGGGCTCGGGGTGGGAGCGCCTCCTCCTCCGATTCTACGCTCCCGGCCCCGCCCCGGCCAGCCGGCTCAAGCCTGCGCCGCGCCGGTCCCGGGCACGGTGAAGCCGATCTGCCGGCGGCCGCGCGGGCCCTCGCGCTTCAGCTCGTCGGCGATCTGCTCGTACTCGCGCTCCATGTCGGGGGTCACGCTGGCGCGGCTCTCCGCGAGCGCGGCCTCGAAGCGGCGCATCTCCACCCGCGGCGACTCGAGGTCTTCGCGCAGCGCCTGCAGCCCCGCGCGGCGCACCAGGTCTTCCAGGTCGGCGCCGGTGTAGCCCTGGGTGCGATCGGCCAGCGAGTCCAGGTCCACGTCGTCGGCCAGCGGCATGCCGCCGGTGTGGATGCCGAGGATCTTGCGCCGGCCCTCGAGGTCGGGGACGGGGATGTAGACCATCTCGTCGAAGCGCCCGGGGCGCAAGAGCGCCGGGTCCACCAGCGTGGGGCGGTTGGTGGCCCCGATCACCACGATCCCGTTCATCTCCTCCAGCCCGTCCATCTCGGCCAGGAGCGTGTTCACCACCCGCTCAGTGACCGCCGGCTCGCCCACGCCGCCGCCGCGCTCGGGCGCCAGCGAGTCGATCTCGTCCACGAAGATCACCGTGGGCGCCACCTGGCGGGCGCGCTGGAAGAGGCGGCTCACCTGCTGCTCGCTCTCGCCGTACCACTTCGACAGCAGGTCGCTGGACTTGGCGGAGATGAAGTTGGCCTCCGACTCGCGCGCCACGGCCTTGGCGATGAGCGTCTTCCCCGTCCCCGGCGGCCCGTAGAGGAGGAAGCCCTTGGCGGGGCGGATGCCGAGCCGGCGGAAGGCGTCGGGGTGCCGGAGCGGGAGCTCGACGCCCTCCTTGAGCGCGCGCTTGGCCTCCTCCAGCCCGCCGATGTCGTCCCAGCCGACGTTAGGCACCTGGATCATGATCTCGCGCACGGCCGAGGGCTGCACCCGCTTGAGCGCGCCCAGGAAGTCGTCGCGGGTGACCACCAGCGCATCCAGCACCTCGGGCGGGATCTCGCCGCCGTCGTCCAGGTCGATGCGGGGGAGGATGCGCCGCAGCGTCTCCATGGCGGCCTCGCGCGCCAGGGCGGAGAGGTCGGCGCCCACGAAGCCGTAGGTGACGCGCGCCAGCTCAGGCAGCTCCACGTCCGGCTCGAGCGGCATCCCGCGGGTGTGGATGGACAGGATCTCCTCGCGCCCGCCGGCGTCGGGGACGCCGATGACGATCTCGCGGTCGAAGCGCCCCGGGCGCCGCAGCGCCTCGTCGAGGGCGTTGGGGCGGTTGGTGGCGCCGATCACCACCACGTTCTGGCGCGGCTCCAGCCCGTCCATCAGGGTCAGCAGCTGGGCCACGATGCGGCGCTCCACCTCGCCCTTGGTCTCCTCGCGCTTGGGGGCGATGGAGTCGATCTCGTCGATGAAGACGATGGAGGGGGCCTGCTTCTGTGCCTGCTGGAAGATCTCGCGCAGCCGCTGCTCGCTCTCGCCGTAGAAGCGCCCCATGATCTCGGGGCCCGCCACGTGGAAGAAGCGCGCGTCGGCCTCGTTGGCCACGGCGCGGGCCAGGAGCGTCTTCCCCGTCCCGGGCGGGCCGTGCAGGAGCACTCCCTTGGGCGGGTCGATCCCCAGGCGCTGGAAGAGCTCGGGGTGCTTGAGCGGGAGCTCGATCATCTCCCGCACCTGGCCGATGGTGTCGCCGAGTCCGCCCACGTCGTCGTAGGTGACGTCGGCGCGGCGCTGCTCCTCGGTGTCGACGTACTCGGGGAGGAGCTCGATCTCGGTGTCCTCCACCACGCGCACGATCCCGCGCGGCTGGGTGTTGACCACGGCGAGCCGCACCTCCTGCAGCCCGTAGGTGCTCTGCTGCAGCAGGTTGCGCAGCAGGTCGTCGGGCATGA comes from Longimicrobium sp. and encodes:
- a CDS encoding CDC48 family AAA ATPase — encoded protein: MTEQERQAGPSVRAQVVGAPTTDVGKGVARLAKQTLDELGIREGDVVEIAGKRSTTAIALSAYPSEDGAGTIRLDGLQRANAGVGIGDHVEVRRAEVRPARRVSVAPAQKNIRLLGTGEALRRTLFHRPLTAGDVISTSVFRPPNTRATDRPIMPDDLLRNLLQQSTYGLQEVRLAVVNTQPRGIVRVVEDTEIELLPEYVDTEEQRRADVTYDDVGGLGDTIGQVREMIELPLKHPELFQRLGIDPPKGVLLHGPPGTGKTLLARAVANEADARFFHVAGPEIMGRFYGESEQRLREIFQQAQKQAPSIVFIDEIDSIAPKREETKGEVERRIVAQLLTLMDGLEPRQNVVVIGATNRPNALDEALRRPGRFDREIVIGVPDAGGREEILSIHTRGMPLEPDVELPELARVTYGFVGADLSALAREAAMETLRRILPRIDLDDGGEIPPEVLDALVVTRDDFLGALKRVQPSAVREIMIQVPNVGWDDIGGLEEAKRALKEGVELPLRHPDAFRRLGIRPAKGFLLYGPPGTGKTLIAKAVARESEANFISAKSSDLLSKWYGESEQQVSRLFQRARQVAPTVIFVDEIDSLAPERGGGVGEPAVTERVVNTLLAEMDGLEEMNGIVVIGATNRPTLVDPALLRPGRFDEMVYIPVPDLEGRRKILGIHTGGMPLADDVDLDSLADRTQGYTGADLEDLVRRAGLQALREDLESPRVEMRRFEAALAESRASVTPDMEREYEQIADELKREGPRGRRQIGFTVPGTGAAQA